A single region of the Novosphingobium sp. SL115 genome encodes:
- a CDS encoding DUF2946 family protein, producing MQALILRCPGAALALAVLALCMKVVVPSGMMIDLHAKVLTIEVCQDSLGALTKTQIVVPTKSGGKNKPDGKHQGTCPFTSLNGALIGGADPALLLLALTFILALAFTPVSVACPRRPAYFYPPLRGPPALA from the coding sequence ATGCAAGCCTTGATTCTGCGGTGCCCTGGCGCGGCCCTAGCCTTGGCCGTGCTGGCGCTTTGCATGAAGGTTGTTGTGCCATCGGGCATGATGATCGATCTGCATGCGAAGGTCCTGACCATCGAAGTGTGTCAGGATTCTCTTGGCGCATTGACCAAGACGCAGATCGTGGTTCCGACAAAGTCGGGTGGCAAGAACAAGCCTGATGGCAAGCATCAGGGCACCTGCCCGTTCACATCGCTCAACGGTGCGCTGATCGGAGGGGCCGATCCCGCCCTGCTGCTGCTGGCGCTGACGTTTATTCTGGCGCTCGCTTTCACGCCGGTGAGCGTGGCATGCCCACGGCGGCCAGCCTATTTCTACCCTCCCTTGCGCGGGCCTCCCGCACTGGCTTGA
- a CDS encoding TonB-dependent receptor: protein MRSSWIALSAALAVSAPALAAEGETQNQPPADAVAADDANSATILVVGQTDAPITVVPRGLSVSLDKENFDAINAINVEDLMKYTPNFFVRKRFAGDDNAVVAMRGANTVQSARTIVMVDGFVVSNFLGNRFDFPPKWNVVGPAEVRQFDIVYGPYSARYGGNSMGGVISVTTQEPTETSAYASAQTFIMPFKEYGFDQTFTGYSLEGGINWKQKDGPFSIRLSGRHFENTGQSMTYNLLTAATGNGAATAVTGAFDDPRLATPVFGAASPVDVTQDQVRLRVGFETAGGWNIDALGVLWKSKQVLTDTRSFLVNAATGAPVYQGRVTFGGKTWNATGLTLSTSERTEYLAGLKLAGPLAGWDVALNLSRFWIPDQDGRTSTNYATGTANGAGTNTLGNTPGWYTGDLVIERRLGAHKVAFGANANLYETSTDTFSTANWREATSPVFTAATYGKTSLWGLWLEDAIDVGADWVLTGGLRYDRWRAFDGGIAKPFAGVRKDDRYPSRSDDSFSPKLSLQGKLAPRLDVQVSLGLATRFPTVGELFQGRFDDIAQAIDPQSFDPNLKAEKSKDANLILRYDAGKVRVTGSAFYQMIDDAIFSFNGLNQFGTVISSYKNVDEVEQYGLELIAEARDILPGLDIDANVAWISAKTIRNDANPAAEGVQFPRIPKWRANGNIRYQLAKPVKASLGWRYGSRPNSDLFGLVRGRAFGFQSEYLLFDTRLSWAVLDNVELSAGIDNLFNYKAYVAHPLPQRTFVVDLKTKW from the coding sequence ATGCGAAGTTCATGGATTGCGCTGTCCGCAGCGCTGGCCGTTTCAGCCCCCGCTTTGGCTGCTGAGGGAGAAACACAAAATCAGCCTCCTGCCGATGCGGTTGCGGCAGATGACGCCAATAGCGCGACAATTCTCGTAGTAGGACAGACCGATGCACCGATCACGGTTGTGCCGCGCGGGCTTTCGGTCTCGCTCGACAAGGAAAACTTCGATGCGATCAATGCGATCAACGTCGAAGACCTGATGAAGTACACGCCAAACTTCTTCGTGCGAAAACGCTTCGCCGGTGATGACAATGCCGTGGTGGCGATGCGCGGGGCCAACACCGTGCAATCCGCGCGGACGATCGTGATGGTCGACGGATTTGTCGTCTCCAACTTCCTCGGCAACCGCTTCGACTTTCCGCCAAAATGGAACGTGGTCGGCCCTGCCGAAGTGCGCCAGTTCGATATTGTCTACGGCCCCTATTCCGCCCGCTATGGCGGCAATTCGATGGGCGGGGTAATTTCGGTGACCACGCAGGAGCCGACCGAGACTTCGGCCTATGCCAGTGCCCAGACCTTTATCATGCCGTTCAAGGAATATGGCTTCGACCAGACGTTCACGGGCTACAGCCTCGAAGGCGGCATCAACTGGAAGCAGAAGGACGGCCCGTTCTCGATCCGCCTATCCGGGCGGCATTTTGAAAACACCGGCCAGTCGATGACCTACAATCTGCTGACCGCCGCTACCGGAAACGGCGCGGCGACAGCGGTTACGGGCGCGTTTGACGATCCGCGGCTGGCAACGCCGGTATTCGGCGCGGCCTCGCCGGTTGATGTCACGCAGGATCAAGTCCGCTTGCGCGTGGGTTTTGAAACAGCCGGTGGCTGGAACATCGATGCGCTCGGCGTCCTGTGGAAGAGCAAGCAGGTGCTGACCGACACGCGCAGCTTCCTGGTCAATGCCGCCACGGGTGCGCCGGTCTATCAGGGCCGCGTGACCTTCGGGGGCAAGACCTGGAACGCGACCGGGCTTACCCTGTCGACATCGGAGCGGACCGAATATCTTGCGGGGCTGAAACTGGCCGGGCCGCTGGCGGGCTGGGATGTGGCGCTCAACCTTTCCCGGTTCTGGATTCCCGATCAGGACGGTCGGACATCGACCAACTACGCCACGGGCACAGCGAATGGCGCGGGCACCAATACGCTGGGCAACACGCCGGGCTGGTACACCGGAGATCTGGTGATCGAACGGCGCCTGGGTGCGCACAAGGTGGCGTTCGGTGCAAATGCCAACCTCTATGAAACCTCGACCGACACCTTCTCGACCGCCAATTGGCGCGAGGCGACCTCACCGGTCTTCACCGCCGCAACTTATGGGAAGACCAGCCTGTGGGGTCTATGGCTGGAAGACGCGATCGATGTGGGCGCAGACTGGGTGCTGACCGGCGGCCTACGCTATGATCGCTGGCGGGCATTCGATGGCGGCATTGCCAAGCCCTTTGCCGGCGTGCGCAAGGATGATCGCTATCCCAGCCGTAGCGATGACAGCTTCAGCCCCAAACTCAGCCTGCAGGGCAAGCTGGCACCGCGCCTTGACGTGCAGGTAAGCCTCGGGCTGGCGACACGCTTCCCCACCGTGGGTGAACTGTTCCAGGGCCGGTTTGATGATATCGCGCAGGCCATTGATCCGCAAAGCTTCGATCCCAACCTGAAGGCCGAAAAGTCGAAGGATGCCAACCTGATCCTCCGCTATGACGCAGGCAAGGTGCGGGTCACCGGCAGCGCGTTCTACCAGATGATCGATGATGCGATCTTCAGCTTCAACGGCCTCAACCAGTTCGGCACGGTCATTTCCAGCTACAAGAACGTGGACGAGGTGGAGCAGTACGGATTGGAGCTGATCGCGGAAGCCCGCGACATCCTGCCCGGCCTGGATATCGACGCCAACGTGGCGTGGATCAGCGCCAAGACGATCCGCAACGATGCCAATCCCGCGGCAGAGGGCGTGCAATTCCCGCGCATCCCGAAATGGCGGGCCAATGGCAATATCCGCTATCAACTGGCCAAACCGGTCAAGGCCTCGCTTGGCTGGCGCTACGGCTCGCGGCCCAATTCCGATCTGTTCGGGCTGGTCCGTGGCCGCGCTTTCGGCTTCCAGAGCGAATACCTGCTGTTTGACACGCGCCTGTCCTGGGCCGTGCTCGACAATGTCGAGCTGAGCGCCGGGATCGACAACCTGTTCAACTACAAGGCCTACGTTGCGCATCCGCTGCCGCAGCGCACCTTTGTGGTCGACCTCAAGACGAAGTGGTAA
- a CDS encoding PepSY-associated TM helix domain-containing protein, protein MAMPPSAQISPAPDKPTSHKAAFYRTIWRWHFYAGVFVVPMVLILSLTGAAYLFKPQVERWEERAWQGLPTAGAVTPEAQVSAALAALPGAKFHSYRLPQQPGDAAMIHVGLSGAEGGKAKAMRDVFVSPQGQVVGVLDPEWRIMEIAHDIHGQLLLGKRGSWLVELAASWAIVMILTGLYLWWPRGRGVAGVLWPRLSAGSRTAWRDVHAVTGFWVSGLAMVLLLTGLPWADVWGSAFKAVRAEMGWVKGKQDWTIGGAAPASDEHAQHAEHDHAAMMAMNGQMPGMDHDMANTTPAITLSEVVRRAQREHLAFPAIITPPGAPGRFGRAGGDNWTLRSDSQNRPLRTTITLDKQTGRELSRETFADGHPIDRVVGYGVAWHEGQLFGWVNQLIGVLTALMLATLSISGFVMWRKRKPDQGLGAPPMPKEKVMAKLVPVLLILAVLLPLLAVSLVVVAILEKLVLPRTPKLAIWLGLQNHVERT, encoded by the coding sequence ATGGCCATGCCCCCTTCAGCACAGATTTCACCGGCCCCGGATAAGCCGACTTCACACAAGGCTGCCTTCTATCGCACGATCTGGCGGTGGCATTTCTATGCCGGCGTGTTCGTTGTGCCCATGGTGCTGATCCTGTCGCTGACGGGGGCAGCCTACCTGTTCAAACCGCAAGTAGAACGCTGGGAAGAGCGCGCGTGGCAGGGATTACCCACGGCTGGCGCGGTAACTCCTGAAGCGCAAGTGAGCGCTGCCCTCGCAGCTTTGCCAGGTGCAAAGTTCCATTCCTATCGCCTGCCGCAACAGCCGGGCGATGCGGCCATGATCCACGTCGGTCTATCCGGCGCTGAAGGCGGCAAGGCCAAGGCGATGCGCGATGTCTTCGTCTCGCCGCAAGGCCAGGTCGTCGGCGTTCTCGATCCCGAATGGCGGATCATGGAAATCGCGCACGACATCCATGGCCAGCTTCTGCTGGGCAAGCGCGGCAGCTGGCTGGTGGAGCTGGCGGCGAGCTGGGCCATCGTGATGATCCTGACCGGCCTTTATCTATGGTGGCCGCGCGGTCGCGGTGTCGCAGGCGTGCTGTGGCCGCGGCTGTCAGCCGGGTCGCGCACGGCATGGCGGGATGTGCATGCCGTCACCGGTTTCTGGGTGTCCGGGCTGGCGATGGTGCTGCTCCTCACCGGTCTGCCCTGGGCCGATGTCTGGGGCAGTGCCTTCAAAGCCGTGCGTGCCGAGATGGGTTGGGTGAAAGGAAAGCAGGACTGGACAATCGGCGGTGCGGCTCCGGCATCTGACGAACACGCACAACATGCCGAACACGATCACGCGGCAATGATGGCCATGAATGGCCAAATGCCCGGTATGGATCATGATATGGCCAACACGACACCCGCCATCACCCTGTCCGAAGTGGTCCGACGGGCGCAGCGTGAACACCTTGCCTTTCCCGCGATCATTACTCCGCCCGGAGCGCCGGGGCGGTTCGGACGCGCGGGTGGCGATAACTGGACCCTGCGATCAGACAGCCAGAACCGCCCCCTGCGCACGACCATCACTCTGGACAAGCAGACCGGCCGCGAATTGTCACGAGAGACGTTTGCCGATGGCCACCCCATCGATCGCGTGGTCGGCTATGGCGTTGCCTGGCACGAAGGGCAGCTGTTCGGCTGGGTCAATCAATTGATCGGCGTGCTCACCGCGCTGATGCTGGCAACGCTTTCTATCAGCGGGTTCGTGATGTGGCGCAAACGCAAGCCCGATCAGGGCCTTGGCGCACCACCGATGCCCAAGGAAAAAGTGATGGCCAAGCTGGTGCCAGTGCTTCTCATTCTCGCAGTTCTGCTTCCGCTGCTTGCTGTATCGCTCGTGGTCGTGGCAATTCTTGAGAAGCTCGTACTCCCTCGCACGCCAAAACTTGCTATATGGCTGGGTTTGCAAAATCATGTTGAACGGACATGA